One region of Oceanipulchritudo coccoides genomic DNA includes:
- the leuC gene encoding 3-isopropylmalate dehydratase large subunit — protein sequence MGKSLFEKVWDAHAVRDLPNGQTQLLIGTHLIHEVTSPQAFGMLREKGVPVKYPERTFATVDHIVPTNETNEPYSDPLAQAMIEELRKNCADNDVTFFDTTTGMQGIVHIVGPEQGITQPGTTIACGDSHTSTHGAFGAIAFGIGTSQVRDVLATQTMALNKLKVRRINVDGQLSPGVYAKDVILHIIRTLGVNGGTGYAYEYAGEVFDNFTMEERMTVCNMSIEGGARVGYVNPDETTFEYLKGRPYAPKAGDWDAAVERWKSFASDADCEYDDVVNIRAEEIAPTVTWGINPGQAVFIDQSVPRIEEGNTASERAGIEEALEHMKFEGGTPIKGVKVNVAFLGSCTNGRLSDLKEVAKYLEGRTVHPDVQAICVPGSQAVAKIAMELGLDKIFKEAGFEWRGAGCSMCLAMNPDKLVGDQLCASSSNRNFKGRQGSVTGRTILMSPLMVAAAAVTGEVSDAREVFGILEPAGV from the coding sequence CCCGCAGGCCTTTGGGATGCTGCGTGAAAAGGGCGTTCCGGTGAAATACCCGGAGCGGACATTCGCCACCGTCGACCACATTGTGCCGACCAATGAGACAAACGAGCCCTACAGCGACCCGCTGGCCCAAGCGATGATTGAGGAGCTGCGCAAGAATTGTGCGGACAACGACGTCACTTTTTTCGACACGACCACCGGGATGCAGGGGATTGTGCACATTGTCGGGCCTGAGCAGGGGATCACCCAACCGGGCACGACAATCGCCTGCGGGGATTCCCACACCTCGACGCACGGCGCATTCGGGGCGATTGCCTTCGGCATCGGGACAAGTCAGGTTCGGGATGTCCTCGCGACGCAGACCATGGCGCTCAACAAGCTCAAGGTGCGTCGTATCAATGTGGACGGCCAGCTCTCTCCGGGTGTGTACGCCAAGGACGTGATCCTGCACATCATCCGTACCCTCGGCGTGAACGGCGGGACAGGCTACGCCTATGAGTACGCCGGTGAAGTCTTTGACAATTTCACGATGGAGGAGCGGATGACCGTCTGCAACATGTCCATTGAGGGCGGAGCCCGCGTGGGTTATGTAAATCCGGACGAGACCACTTTCGAATATCTGAAGGGCCGCCCATATGCGCCCAAAGCGGGAGACTGGGACGCGGCCGTTGAGCGATGGAAGTCGTTCGCATCTGACGCGGACTGCGAGTATGATGATGTGGTTAACATCCGGGCGGAGGAAATAGCTCCTACCGTGACCTGGGGAATCAATCCTGGGCAGGCGGTATTCATCGACCAGTCGGTGCCGCGTATCGAAGAGGGTAACACGGCCAGTGAGCGCGCTGGGATTGAGGAAGCTCTCGAGCACATGAAGTTCGAGGGAGGCACGCCAATCAAGGGCGTGAAGGTCAATGTGGCTTTTCTCGGTTCCTGTACCAACGGTCGCCTCAGCGACTTGAAGGAAGTGGCCAAGTACCTCGAAGGTCGCACGGTTCATCCGGATGTACAGGCAATCTGTGTTCCGGGTAGCCAGGCAGTGGCCAAGATTGCCATGGAACTCGGACTGGATAAGATTTTCAAGGAAGCGGGCTTTGAATGGCGTGGTGCCGGATGCTCGATGTGCCTGGCGATGAATCCCGACAAGCTTGTCGGGGACCAGCTCTGTGCAAGCTCCAGCAACCGGAATTTCAAGGGCCGCCAGGGCAGCGTGACTGGCCGGACCATTTTGATGAGCCCACTCATGGTTGCCGCAGCTGCAGTGACGGGTGAGGTCAGTGACGCCCGGGAAGTTTTCGGGATTCTTGAACCTGCCGGCGTTTAA
- a CDS encoding MotA/TolQ/ExbB proton channel family protein: MRELVENAGIFAWPLGLCSLLATVIILERLFALRRSRIIPHSYEVAFSQGSIPGEGDESSVAGRIVKFFHSGRLDSEQLKAFTRLQVTRMERGLFILEIVVSAAPLLGLLGTVTGLVTVFSQISPETGLPDPASFVEGVSLALTTTILGLSIAIPALAFNSFLNRRVDTYEAQLEVGVERLIAEMKKSARRP, encoded by the coding sequence ATGCGTGAACTGGTTGAAAACGCGGGGATCTTTGCCTGGCCGCTTGGTTTGTGTTCCCTGCTGGCGACAGTGATCATCCTGGAGCGTCTCTTCGCGCTTCGCCGTAGCCGGATTATTCCCCACAGTTACGAGGTGGCCTTCAGTCAGGGAAGTATCCCGGGTGAAGGAGACGAATCATCCGTCGCCGGCCGAATCGTCAAGTTCTTCCATTCGGGCCGGCTGGATTCGGAGCAATTGAAAGCGTTTACCCGTTTGCAGGTAACAAGGATGGAGCGTGGCCTGTTCATTCTCGAAATTGTCGTCAGTGCGGCGCCGCTTCTCGGGCTTCTGGGAACGGTGACCGGCCTGGTCACTGTCTTTAGCCAGATATCCCCGGAGACCGGGCTTCCTGATCCAGCTTCATTTGTGGAGGGCGTGTCCCTTGCCCTGACGACCACTATCCTGGGGCTTTCAATTGCTATCCCGGCTCTTGCCTTCAACAGCTTCCTGAATCGTCGCGTGGATACATATGAGGCGCAACTG
- the leuD gene encoding 3-isopropylmalate dehydratase small subunit, translating into MALEKITQITGRGVPVPGDDIDTDRIIPARFMKCVTFDGLGEYLFYDVRMNEDGTERGHPLNEERFAGAGIIISGNNFGCGSSREHAPQAIYRAGFRAVIAEGFAEIFFGNSTQLGVPCVTASSDDLDTLRSAVNDDPSLEITIDVENKVIRFGGKSISCEIREGARNALVNGKWDPLQDLLNGAESVEAVAANLPYMAGK; encoded by the coding sequence ATGGCATTGGAAAAAATCACACAAATCACCGGCCGCGGAGTTCCTGTTCCGGGCGATGACATCGATACCGACCGCATCATCCCGGCACGCTTCATGAAGTGTGTCACTTTCGACGGGCTGGGGGAGTACCTCTTCTACGACGTCCGCATGAATGAGGACGGCACCGAGCGCGGGCATCCGCTCAACGAGGAACGCTTTGCGGGTGCAGGGATTATTATCAGCGGTAACAACTTCGGTTGTGGAAGCAGCCGCGAGCACGCGCCCCAGGCAATATACCGGGCAGGGTTCCGTGCGGTCATTGCGGAAGGCTTTGCCGAGATCTTCTTCGGAAATTCCACGCAGCTTGGTGTGCCTTGCGTCACCGCTAGTAGCGATGATCTGGATACACTTCGATCTGCAGTCAATGACGATCCGTCACTTGAGATCACCATCGACGTGGAGAACAAGGTGATCCGCTTTGGTGGAAAGAGCATTTCCTGTGAAATCCGCGAAGGCGCCCGCAACGCCCTTGTGAATGGCAAATGGGATCCGCTGCAGGATCTTCTTAACGGCGCTGAGTCAGTTGAGGCCGTTGCGGCAAATCTGCCTTACATGGCGGGCAAATAA